One Myxococcales bacterium genomic window, AGCAAACCGGTGCCGCGACTCAATCCAAAGCTCCGTAGATCGCTGATCGGCACCCACCGATTCTTCGGCCAGGCCGTTGCGGTCGTGGTGGTGGTGCTCGCATTGACGGGTCTGGCGCTGAATCACGACGAGAGCTTTGACTTCCTGAAAGGCTCCATTCATTGGGAGCCGCTGCTCGACTGGTACGGTCTCGCGCCAAAGGGCGAACTGGTTCATTTCCCGGCAGGTGATCACAACGGTGTCAGCCTCGAGCGAGGCCTCTATCTCGATGGTGTCTATCTCACCGCCACCGAATCGTATCTCGTCGGTGTCGTGAAGCTTCAGGACTTCCTGGCCGTGGCCACTCCGGATCGCCTGTTCCTGGTACAACCGGTGGGAGGACCGTCGATCGAGCCCCCAGGCTCCCCGAGCGATGCGGGTGCTCGAATCATCGACCAGATGGATTCGGCCTCCCTGCCGG contains:
- a CDS encoding PepSY domain-containing protein, which produces MPRLNPKLRRSLIGTHRFFGQAVAVVVVVLALTGLALNHDESFDFLKGSIHWEPLLDWYGLAPKGELVHFPAGDHNGVSLERGLYLDGVYLTATESYLVGVVKLQDFLAVATPDRLFLVQPVGGPSIEPPGSPSDAGARIIDQMDSASLPGPLARVGHNRNRELWVEVRDEFFKADADLLNWEPSDPAGVIWSASSPLPEALEADILREYRGRGLPLIRVLSDLHSGRIFGRYGTWLMDASAVILLLLVATGILG